The genomic region ATTAGTACTCTTATCCTCGTGTAGGAAGCCGGTCAAGCCGTCAAGCGTTTCACGCCGTCCTGTTACGTCCAATGGCCGCAATAAAAAAGGGCGCCCCGACCTAGCGCCCTTTTGACGATAATTCAGTAGTGAGAAATTACCAACGATTGCGACCGCCGCCGCCGCCATCACCACCGCCGCGCCGTTCTCCGCCACGATCGCCGAAGCCGCCACCGGCACGCTTCTCTTGCGGACGCGCTTCGTTGACCGTCAGGTTACGACCGTCAAGATCGGTCCCGTTGAGCGCTTGAATCGCCTTCTGGGCTTCTTCGTTGGATGCCATTTCGACAAATCCGAAGCCGCGCGAACGACCCGTGAACTTGTCCGTAATCACTCGGGCCGACTCAACCGCCCCGTGGGTGGAGAATAGATCCTGGAGTTGCGCATCAGTGGTCGCGTAGGGCAAACCACCGACATAAATTTTACTGCTCATGTTCTCTCCTTCTAAACATCTGTTATGGTCTTTGCCCTAAGAACTGATCAGCGCTGGCAGCAGAACATGGAAATGAAGACACGCTCTGGTCGGTTTGTCCGCGTGGCACCGAACTGCAAGGTAAGACTCCCTAGACCTTCAACTATGCTCTTTATATTCACTATCAGAAGGCCCCATACTGAAGTG from Deltaproteobacteria bacterium harbors:
- a CDS encoding RNA-binding protein, whose product is MSSKIYVGGLPYATTDAQLQDLFSTHGAVESARVITDKFTGRSRGFGFVEMASNEEAQKAIQALNGTDLDGRNLTVNEARPQEKRAGGGFGDRGGERRGGGDGGGGGRNRW